One Choloepus didactylus isolate mChoDid1 chromosome 8, mChoDid1.pri, whole genome shotgun sequence DNA window includes the following coding sequences:
- the CLEC7A gene encoding C-type lectin domain family 7 member A isoform X1, which translates to MECNLDEDGYTQLDFNSRGVTRRPLVSEKGNCAASPCWRPCAVTLGILCLVILVIAVVLGTVVIRRSNSESNPLQNGNFTSRNKKNHSQTTQSSLEESVVPTKKPTKAPTTTKVFSSLCPPNWITYEKSCYIFQTSPQSWRRSKRQCSQMGSNLVKIDSSEELEFIVKQVSSQPDNSFWIGLSRNQTEGPWLWEDGSTFSSDLFQIRSTETEENSSHNCVWIHVSIAYDQLCSLPSYSICEKKL; encoded by the exons ATGGAATGCAATTTGGATGAAGACGGATATACACAATTAGATTTCAACAGTCGAGGCGTCACCAGGAGACCTTTGGTATCAGAgaaag GAAATTGTGCTGCATCTCCTTGTTGGCGTCCCTGTGCTGTGACCTTGGGAATCCTATGCTTAGTAATACTGGTGATAGCTGTGGTCCTGGGCACTGTGG TTATTCGGAGATCTAATTCAGAGAGCAACCCACTGCAGAATGGCAACTTTAcatcaagaaataaaaagaaccacagccaaaccacacaatcatctttAGAAGAGAGTGTGGTTCCTACTAAGAAACCTACTAAGGCTCCAACAACCACAA aagttTTTTCCAGCCTTTGTCCCCCTAACTGGATCACATACGAGAAAAGCTGTTATATATTTCAGACATCACCACAATCTTGGAGAAGAAGTAAGAGACAGTGCTCTCAGATGGGCTCTAATCTCGTGAAGATAGACAGCTCAGAAGAACTG GAATTCATAGTAAAGCAAGTGTCTTCCCAACCTGATAACTCATTTTGGATAGGGCTTTCTCGCAATCAGACTGAGGGACCATGGCTCTGGGAGGATGGCTCAACATTCTCTTCTGACTT GTTTCAGATCAGAAGcacagaaacagaagaaaactcaTCTCACAATTGTGTATGGATTCATGTGTCAATCGCTTATGATCAACTCTGTAGTTTGCCTTCATACAGTATTTGTGAGAAGAAGTTATGA
- the CLEC7A gene encoding C-type lectin domain family 7 member A isoform X2, which yields MECNLDEDGYTQLDFNSRGVTRRPLVSEKGNCAASPCWRPCAVTLGILCLVILVIAVVLGTVVIRRSNSESNPLQNGNFTSRNKKNHSQTTQSSLEESVVPTKKPTKAPTTTKVFSSLCPPNWITYEKSCYIFQTSPQSWRRSKRQCSQMGSNLVKIDSSEELVSDQKHRNRRKLISQLCMDSCVNRL from the exons ATGGAATGCAATTTGGATGAAGACGGATATACACAATTAGATTTCAACAGTCGAGGCGTCACCAGGAGACCTTTGGTATCAGAgaaag GAAATTGTGCTGCATCTCCTTGTTGGCGTCCCTGTGCTGTGACCTTGGGAATCCTATGCTTAGTAATACTGGTGATAGCTGTGGTCCTGGGCACTGTGG TTATTCGGAGATCTAATTCAGAGAGCAACCCACTGCAGAATGGCAACTTTAcatcaagaaataaaaagaaccacagccaaaccacacaatcatctttAGAAGAGAGTGTGGTTCCTACTAAGAAACCTACTAAGGCTCCAACAACCACAA aagttTTTTCCAGCCTTTGTCCCCCTAACTGGATCACATACGAGAAAAGCTGTTATATATTTCAGACATCACCACAATCTTGGAGAAGAAGTAAGAGACAGTGCTCTCAGATGGGCTCTAATCTCGTGAAGATAGACAGCTCAGAAGAACTG GTTTCAGATCAGAAGcacagaaacagaagaaaactcaTCTCACAATTGTGTATGGATTCATGTGTCAATCGCTTATGA